CCGTACTTTAAGGACACGGACTCGGCCATCATCGAAAAAGTGGTTGAGCGCTACAAAAGCCAAGGGACCTATGCGACCGATCCGATTTTGGATGAAGAAGAATGGAACAACTTGCAAACCATTATGGCCGAAGCCGGCGAGCTGCCGAAGCGCATCGACCTGAATACGCTTGTCGATTCGTCGTTTGCCAAAAACGCGATGAACACGCAATGAAAGCGGGTGAACGGAATGTTTCTTTCGATCGACCGCCTTTCGCACACGTATTTGACGAAAACGAACGCCGTCACCGCGCTTGTTGATGTGTCGCTGTCCGTCGAGAAAGGGGAGTTTGTCTCCTTTCTCGGCCCAAGCGGCTGCGGCAAAACGACGCTGCTATCCATCATCGCCGGATTGATCGAACCGACAGAAGGAACGGTGCTTATGGAAGGCCGACCGCTTTGGCCGAGCGGAACGGCCGCGCCGGCGGCGCGGCGCGCGGTCGGCTACATGCTTCAGCAAGACTATTTGTTTCCGTGGAAAACGATCGAAGAAAACATCCTTCTCGGGTTGAAAATCACCGACACGCTGACCGCTGACACGAAAGAACGAGCGCTCGCTCTGCTGGCCGAGATCGGCCTTGGCGGCGTCGAGTTGTATTACCCGAGCCAGCTGTCCGGCGGCATGCGCCAGCGCGCGGCGCTTGTGCGCACGCTCGCGACCGACCCGAAACTGTTGTTGCTCGACGAGCCGTTTTCCGCCCTCGACCAGCAGACGAAGCTGAAATTGGAAGAGCTCGTCTGGGCGACGCTGCGGCAATACGAAAAAACAGCCGTCTTGGTCACCCATGACATCGAAGAAGCCATCGCCATGAGCGACCGCATTTTCTTGTTTTCGCCGCGCCCCGGCCGCCTTGTGCGGACGTTTGTCATCCCAGATGAACTGCGCTGCCGCCCGCCGCTTGCCGCCCGCCAGCAGCCATCGTTTCCGGCGCTCTTTCAATCCATTTGGAAGGAGATGGAGGCCCTTGAATCCGCCCAATGAACGCATTGAAGCGCTGCACACAGAATACCTCACCGTCTTGCGCAAAGAACAGCGGATCATCCGCCTTTGGCAGACGGTGCTGCTTGTCGCCTTTTTCGCCGTCTGGGAAGCGGCAAGCCGCTTCCATTGGGTCGATCCCCTTCTATTTAGCTCTCCATCCGCCATCGCCAAGCTGTTTGTCGAAAAAATGAGCGATCACTCTCTATTCGCCCATACATGGGCGACGCTGTTTGAGACCTTGCTTGGATTTTTCATCGGCACAGCCGGCGGGGCGCTGATTGGCGCGCTTCTTTGGTGGTTTCCGCGTCTGGCGAAGACGCTTGATCCGTATTTGGTCGTGTTCAACGCCATGCCAAAAGTCGCCCTCGGGCCGATTTTGATCGTCGCTCTTGGACCGGGATTTACGTCGATTGTCGCCATGGGCGTCGTCATCTCCATCATCATCACGACGATCGTCGTCTATTCGGCGTTCCAAGAAGTCGATCCGAACTATTTGAAAGTATTGCGGACGTTCGGCGCCACCCGCTACCAATGCTTTCAAGAGGCGGTGCTGCCGGCGTCGTTCCCGGCGATCATTTCGACGTTGAAAGTAAACGTCGGCCTCGCTTGGGTCGGCGTCATCACCGGCGAGTTTCTCGTCTCGAAACAAGGGCTTGGGTATTTAATCATTTACGGCTTCCAAGTGTTCAACTTCACGCTTGTGTTGATGAGCCTGCTCATCGTCGCCTTGCTGTCGACCGTTATGTATCAGCTTGTCGCCTTGATCGAAAAAAAATGGGGAAACCGCCGCTAGCGGGACGCTCGCCGAATGTTGACGGGCGTCTCGTTTCATTCCTGTCGTCCCAATGAGCCGGCATCCGCCGCTTTTGGGAAGCCCATCTTCGGGAGCCGCCGCCGATCGGCGCCCCTTTTCAATCGATCAGCCCGCGCTGTTTCAACTTGGCAAGCGCCAGTGAAAGCACGTCATCTTTCATGAAATAGCTGAAACGCTGATCGGCGCGGATGTCATCCGGCAGCGCCTCAAGCAGCACTGGGCCGTTCGTTTCCAAATACGACCCCCGCTCGACGAGCGCAGCGATGTCGGCAAAATACATGTTTTTCACGATATCCGGCTCCACTTCATATTGGCCGATGTATTCAAGCCGGCCGACGATTCCCCCCGTTTCTTCCATCACTTCGCGGGCCGCGGCTTCCGCCGCTGTTTCCCCTTCTTCCACCTTGCCGCCGGGAAACTCAAGGCCGCGGCGCGGATGATCCGTCAACAGCCATCGCCCGCCATAGCGGCAAATGACCCATACATGCCCGGGGGAGGGGGAAAACGGATGATCCGCAAAGGCCAGCCGAACGCGATGTCCGTAGTAATCGCGAAATTCATGCATCGGACTCTCCCCTTTCCTCTCCCCATTATACAGAAAAACGCCGCTCGACTCGCGGCGTTTACTCTTCTTTTTCGTCAGGAAGGATGCCGAGCGAGCGGATATGCTCCTTCGCCTCCTCGTTGCCGAGGCGGTAAATCATTTCATAAATTTTCGTCAACGTCCGGTCGTAAGCATCGTTTTCCCGATCATAATGGTATTGGATGTACGGCACATGGGTGCGCCAAAACGCCTGCCAGTCGGTCGAATAATTTTGATCAAAATATTCGCGCAGCTGGGTGATTTCCTCATCCGTTGCTTCAATTTGGAAGTCCCACGGCGAAGCGGTTTTCAACTGCGAGATTTCTCCGGTTGCCATCGAGACGTAATACGTCTTTTTTCGTTCGTCTGCCACCTTCGTCCACTCCTTCTTTTGCTCTTTTTGCTTAGTGTGGGGCAATCGGGGAAAAATATGCTTATTTTATTTCATCTTTCAACAGCTCGATCGCCTTGCGCAGCACGGACGGGATCGGAACGCCCGCCCGGCCGGCGTTTTCCACAATCGAGATAAACTCATTGGCGATATAGAAAAAAATGATCGCATCGCGGATTACATGCATGTTCCATCCAATGGCCAAATCGACGAGATGCGATGCTGCCACCAGAACGAAAATCAACAGTTTGCGGATGATGCCGCGAAAGCCGACTTGACTTGACAGCTTGCCTTCGACCGCGCTGGCGGCAATGCCGGTAAGGTAGTCGACAATGACCAAAGCAAGCAAAATCACGACAAATGAGTCCACGCTGCCGACAAACAGCGACAGAAACGAACCGAACAGCGACACGGCAACCATCGGGATCGGCTTGTTCACGCTCCCCCCTCCTTGAACATAGGATACGCGTAACTATCGTATGCCCGGAGGGGAGAACGCGGCGCGGCGCATTCCCTAAAAAATCGCCCTTTTTCGACAAAGAAAGGACAAAGCAAAAGGCCGTCCCCCGGCCTGAGGACAGCCTCCTCATTCTTATCGTCCTAAGAACGATTTCAACATCCAGACGTGTTTTTCCAAGCTGCGATGAATGCCAAGCAGCATATCCCCCGTCGTTTCATCGTTCACTTCATCCGCCAGCTGCATGCCTTCTTTCAATTCGCCGATCATCGTTTCAAAGTCACGGACAATCGAAGCCACCATTTGTTCGGCCGTTTCCGTCCCGGCCGCTTCTTTGACGGACGCCTGCTCGAGGCAGTCTTTCATCGTCGCCACGGGCTTGCCGCCCAACGCCAGCAGCCGCTCGGCCAGGGCGTCAATGTGGGTCGCGGCTTCGTTGTACAGCTCTTCGAATTTTTCATGCAGCGTGAAAAACTGCGGCCCGGTGACATACCAATGGTAGTTGTGCAGCTTCACATACAAAACAGTCCAGTTGGCGATTTGCTTGTTGACAAGATCGATCAGTCGAGTTGCCATCGTCTCACTCCTCCTCATGGTTCTCTATACCCAGCTGGCTTGTTGATGAAACATGGGAAACGCACCGATGGATAGCTTCCCCCGATTCCGCCGAAAATATGAACGCCCGACCTGCGGAATATGGTATAATAAAAAGAAAAAGGTGGGCGTCATGATGTACTGGACGTTGGTTGTTTGCCTCATCATCGCCGCTGTCGTTCTCGCGTTGGCGGTCGTCACGACTTCCAAAGCGTACACGTACAAACATACGGTCGATCCGCTTCCAAACGAGCGCGGCAGCGAACAACAAGCCGGCCCGAAGCAGCCGCAGTAGCGGCGCGGGGCCGGCTTGTTCATCAACCAAACACCTTTTTCAACTCTTCTTTCTCTTGCGAAAGCCAAAAGCGCATCAGCTGTTTGGCCGCCTCTAGGTCATGCAGCTTCGCTTGGCCGCATTGCCGCTCGGTCGCGGCTGGCACTTCCGTCGCGTCGAGCGCGTCCTTCATGGCTTCTTCCAACAAATCAATGATCTCGTCCACGGTCGGCGAGCCGCTCACGACAAGATAAAACCCAGTTTGGCAGCCCATCGGCGAGATGTCGATAATGTCGAAATGATCATATTTCGCCGCATGTCGGCGCAGCGTATACGCCAACAAATGTTCGAGCGTATGAATCGCGGCCGGGTCCATCGCTTCTTTGTTCGGCTGGCAAAAGCGAATGTCAAACTTATTGACGACGCCGTCGCTGCCGACTTTGTGAACGCCGCAATGCCGAACGTACGGCGCTTTGACCGCGCAATGGTCCAATTCAAAGCTTTCCACCGGTGAAGGCATGTCAATCACTCCTAGGTTATTTATTCTCTTTTTTATCATAACCAAAACGAGGAACGTCCCGCATCTTTTTTGCCTCTCGTTCGGCTTGGCGTCTATGCCCAAAAAGCAAGGCTGGGTCGGCGCCCCCATTCCGAGCGAACGACAGTCGTTTTTCTTGAACAAAAGAACGGTTTGTTCTATTGTAATCATGATGATCACAGAAAGGAGAACTCCACATGGGCCAATGGCTGATTTGGTGCATCCGCTTTTATCAACGCTTCCTTTCTCCGCTCAAGCCGCCGACATGCCGCTTTTATCCGACCTGCTCGAACTATGGCATCGAAGCGATCCGGCGCTTTGGCGCGCTCAAAGGGGGATGGCTGACGGTCAAGCGCATTTTGAAATGCCATCCGTTCCATCCGGGCGGTTTTGACCCCGTTCCTGAACCTTCTCGGCGTCTGAAAAAAACAAAATAGTCGTCTCTTTGCCACAAATTGTCCTTGACCGATCACGCCCAAAATCAACACAGCCTGTTTTCTTTTGCCCCCGCCGTTTGCTCAATACGGCGATCATGTTTGTCTTTACAAGTCGAACACATCTTTTGATGAGGAGCCACAAAATCACTTCCCTCTTGCCATTTGGTTCATTTTTTTGTACAATCGATCTTGTTAAATCGTAATGATTACTATTTTCAAAAAATGAGGTGGGACAGATGAACAAAATTCCTGTCACGGTATTAAGCGGTTATTTAGGGGCTGGAAAAACAACCTTGCTTCATCATATTTTGCACAATCGCGAAGGGAAAAAAATTGCCGTCATTGTCAACGACATGAGCGAAATCAATGTGGATGCCGAGCTGATTCGGCAAAACGACTTTTTCCGCACCGAGGAAAAGCTTGTGCAAATCCAAAACGGCTGTATTTGCTGCACTTTGAGAGAGGATTTAATCAAAGCCGTCGACCAGCTCGTTGAAAACGGGGAGATCGACTATATTGTCATTGAATCTTCCGGAATCAGCGAACCCATTCCCGTTGCGCAAACGTTTACGTATTTGGATGAGGAACTTGGAATCGACCTATCCCGAAAATGCCGATTGGACACCATGGTGACGGTTGTCGACGCCAACCGTTTTTGGACGGACTTTTCCTCGGGCGAAACCTTGCTTGACCGTCAACAGGCCGTCGATGAAACGGACAGCCGCGAAATTGCGGATTTGCTCATTGAACAAATCGAATTCGCTAATGTCATCATTGTCAATAAAATCGATCTTGTCTCGCCAGAGGAAGTGCAAAAATTACAAACCGTGCTTCACAAGCTCAATCCGGAAGCCGTCATCATCCCGGCAACTTTCGGCCAAGTGCCGCTTGATTCCATTTTAAACACCCACTTATTTGATTTTGAAAAAGCGAGCCAATCAGCCGGCTGGATCAAAGAGCTGAATGAAGAGCACACACCCGAGACTGAACAATACGGCATCTCTTCCTTTGTTTATCGAAGAAAACGGCCGTTTCATCCGGAACGTTTGATGAATTGGCTTGAAAACTGGCCCACAGAAGTGGTTCGCGCGAAAGGATTTATTTGGCTTGCCTCCTGGAATGACATGTGCGTTCTCCTATCGCAAGCAGGAACATCAATCTCCATCCAAGCAGCGGGACGATGGATGGCTTCCTATCCAGAAGAGGACATAAAACAGCTGTTGCAAGAAGAGGAAGCATGGCGGGAAAAGTGGGATGAGACCTACGGCGATCGCTTGACCGAACTCGTGTTG
Above is a window of Geobacillus thermoleovorans DNA encoding:
- a CDS encoding Dps family protein, with the translated sequence MATRLIDLVNKQIANWTVLYVKLHNYHWYVTGPQFFTLHEKFEELYNEAATHIDALAERLLALGGKPVATMKDCLEQASVKEAAGTETAEQMVASIVRDFETMIGELKEGMQLADEVNDETTGDMLLGIHRSLEKHVWMLKSFLGR
- a CDS encoding ABC transporter permease, producing the protein MNPPNERIEALHTEYLTVLRKEQRIIRLWQTVLLVAFFAVWEAASRFHWVDPLLFSSPSAIAKLFVEKMSDHSLFAHTWATLFETLLGFFIGTAGGALIGALLWWFPRLAKTLDPYLVVFNAMPKVALGPILIVALGPGFTSIVAMGVVISIIITTIVVYSAFQEVDPNYLKVLRTFGATRYQCFQEAVLPASFPAIISTLKVNVGLAWVGVITGEFLVSKQGLGYLIIYGFQVFNFTLVLMSLLIVALLSTVMYQLVALIEKKWGNRR
- a CDS encoding ABC transporter ATP-binding protein produces the protein MFLSIDRLSHTYLTKTNAVTALVDVSLSVEKGEFVSFLGPSGCGKTTLLSIIAGLIEPTEGTVLMEGRPLWPSGTAAPAARRAVGYMLQQDYLFPWKTIEENILLGLKITDTLTADTKERALALLAEIGLGGVELYYPSQLSGGMRQRAALVRTLATDPKLLLLDEPFSALDQQTKLKLEELVWATLRQYEKTAVLVTHDIEEAIAMSDRIFLFSPRPGRLVRTFVIPDELRCRPPLAARQQPSFPALFQSIWKEMEALESAQ
- the ytkD gene encoding RNA deprotection pyrophosphohydrolase, producing MHEFRDYYGHRVRLAFADHPFSPSPGHVWVICRYGGRWLLTDHPRRGLEFPGGKVEEGETAAEAAAREVMEETGGIVGRLEYIGQYEVEPDIVKNMYFADIAALVERGSYLETNGPVLLEALPDDIRADQRFSYFMKDDVLSLALAKLKQRGLID
- a CDS encoding GTP-binding protein, which codes for MNKIPVTVLSGYLGAGKTTLLHHILHNREGKKIAVIVNDMSEINVDAELIRQNDFFRTEEKLVQIQNGCICCTLREDLIKAVDQLVENGEIDYIVIESSGISEPIPVAQTFTYLDEELGIDLSRKCRLDTMVTVVDANRFWTDFSSGETLLDRQQAVDETDSREIADLLIEQIEFANVIIVNKIDLVSPEEVQKLQTVLHKLNPEAVIIPATFGQVPLDSILNTHLFDFEKASQSAGWIKELNEEHTPETEQYGISSFVYRRKRPFHPERLMNWLENWPTEVVRAKGFIWLASWNDMCVLLSQAGTSISIQAAGRWMASYPEEDIKQLLQEEEAWREKWDETYGDRLTELVLIGINMNADRIERSLDQCLLTDEEMKEDWTLLPNPFPSLIPSA
- a CDS encoding S-ribosylhomocysteine lyase — encoded protein: MPSPVESFELDHCAVKAPYVRHCGVHKVGSDGVVNKFDIRFCQPNKEAMDPAAIHTLEHLLAYTLRRHAAKYDHFDIIDISPMGCQTGFYLVVSGSPTVDEIIDLLEEAMKDALDATEVPAATERQCGQAKLHDLEAAKQLMRFWLSQEKEELKKVFG
- a CDS encoding phage holin family protein; translated protein: MNKPIPMVAVSLFGSFLSLFVGSVDSFVVILLALVIVDYLTGIAASAVEGKLSSQVGFRGIIRKLLIFVLVAASHLVDLAIGWNMHVIRDAIIFFYIANEFISIVENAGRAGVPIPSVLRKAIELLKDEIK
- the ytzI gene encoding YtzI protein, with the protein product MMYWTLVVCLIIAAVVLALAVVTTSKAYTYKHTVDPLPNERGSEQQAGPKQPQ
- the yidD gene encoding membrane protein insertion efficiency factor YidD, translating into MGQWLIWCIRFYQRFLSPLKPPTCRFYPTCSNYGIEAIRRFGALKGGWLTVKRILKCHPFHPGGFDPVPEPSRRLKKTK